CCGTCTGGCGCAGGTGGCGCAGTTCCGCATGTGCGGTGCGGATGTCGCGATGCGGGAGCGTCGCGACCTCGATCTGCGACTGCAAGAATTCGCCTTCGACTTGGTCGTTGGTCGCGGCCTTGGCGGCGCGCAGAAACGCCTCCGGCATGGCGCGCGTCGGCATCTTGGTCTCGGCGTTGACCAGGAAGTATTCTTCCTCGATGCCAAATGAAAAATTATCCCTCATGCCCACTCCGGCGGTTCTCCGACGTGAAGCTTGCAGTGGCTCGGTCGCTGTTTTCGGACTGCGGCTTCTCAACTGCACAAAAGGTTCCAACGATTCGATGAGGCGCCCGGTGTTAACGCACCCGGCTCGCTAGAACTGCCGAGGCTCAAAAACGTTCCGCGCGCCCCAAGGGACGCGCGGACATTGCGAAAAATCGTCGATTCGAACGGTTTGCAGCCGTTATTTGCTGCCGTCGGCCTTGAATTGCTTCAGATAGGCCCAGAGGTTGGCAATTTCCGCGTCGTTCTTGATGCCGGCAAAGGCCATCTTGGTGCCGGGCACGCGGGTCATTGGATTCTGGATGTATTCCTTGAACGTCTGCTCGTTCCAGGTGATCTCGGCCTTCTTGTTGGCTTCGCTGTAATTGTAGTCGGGCGCGGTGCCGGACTTGCGGCCGTCGATGCCGTTCAGCACCGGGCCGATCTTGTTGCGGGCGTCTTCGCCGACCGAATGGCATGGTCCGCATTTGCGGAATGACTGCTCGCCCGCGGCAAGATCCTGCGCGTGCGCAATTCCCACGGTGGCAGCGAGAATCGCGCCGCCCAATACCAGCAATCTCATAACGGGTTTCTCCTTGTGGCCCCGGGCACCATTTCGGTCCGGACAATGCGGTTGTACAATTACACAGATAGGGACTTCAACGCTTTAGAACCGTTTTAGATCGAGCCCACCCATGTCCGTGATCATGCCAGACCTCGACCAGGCCGTGCTCGCCCGCCGGGCCGAGATCGTCGAGGCGCTGTCGGCCATCGTGCCGGGCGAGGGGGTGATCTCCGCCGAGCGGGCCATGCGGCCCTTCGAATCCGACGGGCTCACCGCCTACAAGCAACTGCCCATGGTCGTGGTGCTGCCCGAGACAACGGACCAGGTCGCCAAGGTGCTGCGCTATTGCCACGACCACGGCATCCGCGTGGTGCCGCGCGGGGCCGGCACCTCGCTGTCCGGCGGCGCGCTGCCGCTCGCCGACGGCGTGCTGCTCGGCATGGGCAAGTTCAACCGGATCCGCGAGCTCGATTTCTCGAACCGCGTGGCGGTGGTCGAGCCCGGCGTCACCAACCTCGCCATCAGCAAGGCGGTGGAGCACGAGGCATTCTATTACGCGCCCGATCCGTCGTCGCAGATCGCCTGCACCATCGGCGGCAACGTCGCTGAGAATTCCGGCGGCGTGCACTGCCTGAAATACGGCATGACCACCAACAACCTTCTCGGCGTCGAGATGGTGCTGATGACCGGCGAGGTGCTGCGCCTCGGCGGCAAGCATCTCGACGCCGGCGGCTACGACCTGATCGGTGTCATCACCGGCTCGGAGGGGCTGCTCGGCGTTGTCACCGAGGTGACGGTGCGCATCCTCAAGAAGCCCGAGACCGCGCGCGCCGTGCTGGTCGGTTTTCCGAGCGCCGAGGATTCCGGCGAATGCGTGTCGCGCATCATCGGCGCAGGCATTATCCCCGGCGGCATGGAGATGATGGACAAGCCCGCGATCCACGCCACGGAAGAATTCGTGCATGCCGGCTATCCGCTGGACGTCGAAGCACTGCTGATCGTCGAGCTCGATGGCCCCGCGGCCGAGGTCGACCATCTGATCGAGCGCGTCGAAACCATCGCGCGCGGCTGCAACGCGGTGAGCTGCAAGGTCTCGACCTCGGAAGAGGAGCGGCTTCTGTTCTGGGCCGGCCGCAAGGCCGCGTTCCCGGCGGTCGGCCGCATCTCGCCCGACTACTACTGCATGGACGGCACCATCCCGCGCGCCAAGCTGCCGCTGGTGTTGCGGAGGATCCGCGAACTATCGGAACACTACGGGCTGCGCGTCGCCAACGTGTTCCACGCCGGCGACGGAAACCTGCATCCGCTGATTCTCTATGACGCCAACAAGCCCGGCGAATTGGAGAAGACCGAGGAGTTCGGCGGCGAGATTCTCAAGCTCTGCGTCGAGGTCGGCGGCGTGCTCACCGGCGAGCATGGCGTCGGTGTCGAGAAGCGCGACCTGATGCCCGCGATGTTCTCGGAAGAGGATTTGAACCAGCAGCAGCGGCTCAAATGCGCGTTCGACGCGCGGGGCCTGCTCAATCCCGGCAAGGTGTTTCCGAAGCTGCACCGCTGCGCCGAGCTCGGCCACCTCCACATTCACGCCGGCAAGCTGCCGTTTCCGGACATCCCGCGGTTTTGACCATGCAATTCGGAATTTTCGGCTCGGCCCAGGCCAGCACCGCCGATCTCGGCCCGGACACCGGGCAAGGCTTCCGCGATTATCTCGATATGGCGGTCGAGGCCGAGCGGCTTGGCTATCGCTCGAGCTTCCTGGTCGAGCACCATTTCACCGGCTGGAATCAGGTTTCGGCGACATTGATGCTGCAGACCGCGCTCGCCATGCGCACCCCGAAGCTCCGGCTCGGCACCGCGGTGATCGTGCTGCCCTGGCACAATCCGGTGCTGCTCGCCGAGCAGGCCGCAACGCTTGATCTGATCTCGAATGGCCGTTTCGATTTCGGCATCGGCAAGGGCTATCGGCACAACGAGTTCGCAGGCTTTCACATTCCCATCGACGAAGCCGAGGTGCGCTTCGAGGAATGCGTCGAGGTGATGACGAAGGCGTTCGTGTCGCGCGAGCGGTTCTCTCATCGCGGCCGGTTCTGGCAGTTCGACGACATCGTGGTCGAGCCGCCGCCGTCGCAGAAGCCGCATCCGCCGTTCTGGGTGGCGGCGGCGAGCGAGGCCTCGATCAAGCGCGCCGCGCGGCGCGGCTTCAATCTGATCCTCGATCAGTATGCCTCGCCCGAACAGCTCGGCCAGCGCATCGCGCTCTATCGTGCCGAGCGGCAGGCGGCGGGTTTGCCATACGAACCGATGCAGGTTGCGGTGGCGCGGCAGATGCACGTGGCCGACAGCAAGGCCGACGCGGCAAACGCGCTGAAGCGCGCCGCGGGCCACACCCAGCGCACCGTGGATGTTTCACGTCTGCCGGGCGGAAAAACCGGTTCTCACGTGCTGTCTTACGCCGACACGCCTGGCGCGACCGAGGCGCACGCGCTTTACGATACGCCGGAAGGCATTTGTGAGAAGCTTGAAGCGCTGCAGAAGGCCGGTGTTGCCTATGTATTGCTCACCACGCTTGGCGGGCCACAGCAATTGCGCCGTTTTGCGCGTGAAATCATGCCTGGTTTTTTAAGCGAGCACTCCGAGACGTCAGGCGTGCCAAGCTTCGTTTAATGCATCGGGGCGAACCTCGCCCCTTGCCATCGCCACAATCCCCTGAGACGATGACATACCGGCGTCACACAGAGCGGCCGGACAAAACCGGCCGTGCGGCGCCAAAGGGAGGCGTCGATGGCAGCTGCAAATGGCAATGGCGGCACAAGAGCGCAGGGTCCCCGGTGCATCGCGCTGGTGGGCCCCTTCCAGGCTGGAAAAACCACTCTTCTCGAAGCAATTCTGACGCGCACTGACGCGATCCAGCGCCAGGGCACGATCGAGGCCGGCACCACGGTCGGCGATTCATCGCACGAGGCGCGCCATCACAAGATGAGCGTCGAGCTCACCGTCGCCACCACGAGCTTCATGGGCGACAGTTACACCTTCATCGATTGTCCAGGATCGATCGAATTCGTTCACGACATGCGCGCGGCGCTGCCCGCGGTCGACGCAGCAGTCGTGGTCTGCGAGGCCGACGAAAAGAAGATTCCGCAGCTTCAGCTCATCCTGCGCGAGCTCGAAGAGCAGAACATCCCGCGCTTTCTGTTCCTCAACAAGATCGACAAGGCCGAAGCCAACCTGATGGAGGCGCTGCAGCTGCTGCAGCCGGCCTCGCGCAAGCCGCTGGTGCTGCGCCAGATCCCGATCTGGAACGGCGACATCATCTCGGGCTTCGTCGATCTCGCGCTGGAGCGCGCCCATGTCTACAAGGAGCACACTGCGTCCGAAGTCGTGCCGCTCGAAGGCGACAGCCTCGAGCGCGGCAAGACGGCGCGGTTCTCGATGCTGGAGAAGCTCGCCGACCATGACGACGAGTTGATGGAACAGCTCCTCGAAGACATCCCGCCCCCACGCGACAAGGTGTTCGACGATCTTGCCAAGGAGCTGCGCGACGGGCTCGTCGTGCCTGTGCTGATGGGGGCCGCGACCCGCACCAACGGCGTGCTGCGATTGCTGAAGGCGTTGCGTCACGAGGCGCCGAATGTCGAGACGACCGCGAAGCGGCTCGGCATCGGCGGCAACGATCCCGTGGCCTATGTGCTCAAGACCTTCAACTCCAGCCACGTCGGCAAGATGTCGGTGGCGCGCGTCCTCTGCGGCCAGATCGGCGACGGCACGACATTGCTGTCGCCCGAGCGCGAGGCCGGCAGGGTGTCCGGCACTTTCAAGCTCCTGGGAGCGTCGAGCGAAAAGCGCGGTCAGGCCCAGGCCGGCGAGACCGTCGCGTTCGGCAAGCTCGATCAGGCCAAGACCGGCGATACGCTGAGTGCCGGCAAGCAGGCCCACGCCGCAGTGGCCGAGGTGCAGCCTTACGCGCCGGTGCTGGCGATCTCGGTGTCGGCGAAAGAGCGCAAGGACGACGTCAAGCTCGGCCAGGCGCTGCACAAGCTGGTCGAGGAGGATCCCTCGATCTGCGTCGTGCACAATGCCGACACCCACGAGGTGGTGCTGTGGGGGCAGGGCGAGATGCACCTGCGCGTCGCATCCGAACGTCTCGCGGACCGTTTCGGCGTCGGCATCATCACCGGCCGGCCGAGCGTCGGCTACAACGAGACCATCCGGAAAAGCATCGTCCAGCGCGGCCGTCATAAGAAGCAGTCCGGCGGCCACGGCCAGTTCGGCGACGTGGTGCTCGACATCAAGCCGTTGCCGCGCGGCACGGGCTTCAAGTTCGAGGACAAGATCACCGGCGGCGTCGTGCCGCGCAATTACATTCCGTCGGTGGAGGAGGGCGCGATCAACGCGCTCAAGCACGGGCCTCTCGGCTTCCCGGTGGTCGACGTGCAGGTGGCGCTGGTCGACGGCTCGTATCACACCGTCGATTCATCGGACATGGCGTTCCAGACCGCGGCTCGCATCGGCATCAACGAAGGCCTGCCGCAGTGCCAGCCTGTGTTGCTCGAGCCCATTTACCTCGTGGAGATCGTGTGCCCGACCGACGCCTCCGCCAGGATGAATGCGATTCTCGCGGGCCGCCGCGGCCAGATTCTCGGCTTCGACACCCGTGACGGGTGGGACGGCTGGGACGTGGTGCGGGCCAAGATGCCGGAGTCCGAGATCACCGACCTCATCATCGAGGTCCGCTCGGCCACGGCCGGGGCCGGTTCCTTCACCTTCAAGTTCGACCATATGGCCGAATTGACCGGGAAAACCGCCGATCAGATCGTCGCGGCGCGCCGTGCTGCGGAATAGCGGAGTACCATCAAAGGCATAAAAGCCACACCTCGGGGATCAATTGTCTTGTGGGTCATGATTCTCGTTCATGGCCCACAATCCTGCATTGTGGAGCGTTCTCTCGGATGGAATAGTGCGCCATTGGGCTGTGGCTTTTGCAGGGGGCTGCTTCGGTGGGCGCACGCAAATCCTTTTGGCGTTCCGGCACGATGCTGGGTGGTTCGATCGGAGCGGTGTTCCTGTCGATCTGGAGCGCCCAGGCCGCAGACTTGCCGATGTTCACCAAGGCGCCGGCCTGGACGACGCCGAGCTATCCCGGCCAGGCCGTTGATGGCCTGAACGGCAAGATCGAAGCCCTGGGCGGACGGCTGGGCCACAACACCATCGCCGCTTCGCAAGGTTCGATTTCGATCCCGCTGGCTTCTTCCTACGGCGCGCAGATCGATCTGAGCGGAGGCTCGTTTGGTGGCCGGGGTTTCGGTCATGTGGGCGGACACTTGTTCTGGCGCGATCCAGGCAAGGGTCTGCTCGGCATCTACACCAGTTATACGCGCTGGAATGAATTCGGCGGCGTCTACGTCGGCAACGTCGCGGCGGAAGGTGAATATTATTTCGGACGCTTCACTCTCCAGGGAATTGCCGGTGTGGAGTTCGGCAATTCGGTGTCCAACACGACCTTCGCATCGAGCACGATTGCTCCAGGTGGGCCCGGTGGCGCCGCCGGCCTTGCGACCACCTCCAGCTTTTTCGAAGGCTACGACGTCAAGACGCGGTTCTTCGATCAGATCAACCTGAAATATTACATCGGCGACAATTGGGACGTTTTCGCGGGCCATCGTTATCAAGGCGGAAAACACGCGCTGGCGCTGGGCACCGAAGTCGGTATGCCGGTCGGCCGCGGTGGAATGGCGACGGCGTTTGCCGAGGCCCGAATCGGAGAGGGCGACTTCCAGGGAGTCTGGGGCGGTCTGCGCTTCTACTTCGGCAACAAGGATAAGACCTTGATGAAGCGGCACCGCGAGGACGATCCAGTGAACTGGGGTGCCAGCAATCTGTTCAGCATCATCAACAACCACACGACCTCGTCTGGCGCGACGACGACGCAGTTCTGCAACCCCGGTGACACGCTGTTCAGAGATGGGACCTGCGGTGAGCCAGGCTGACGTCTGACCTATATTTAGTCCGGTCCGGCCGTCATCTCTCGCACGAATATTGGAATTTTGACGCGCGTGCGCGCCCCCGGCAATTCGTCCATCGGCCGGTAATCGACTTTCAAGTCTTGCCACCATTGCTGCCGCAGCAGCGCCGTCATCGCGGTGAAATCCATCTGCTCGCGCGGCATGGTGCCGGGGACGAAGCGGAATTCGCATCGATCTTCGCCCGTTTGAGCCACCTGGAAGGCGAGCGCGCCGAGATAGTCGATGACGCGGGATGCGGGCAGCACCGGCCGCATCCTGAAGCCGCCGGAAAATTCGAAGATGACTGGTTCCTTGCCGACGACCGTGCTCAACGCGGGCAGCGCTCGTTCGCAGCCATGCCAATGCGGCGACATCGCCTGGTCTGCATGGTCGTAGCGGATCAACGGCATGGCGTAGTTATACAGCGGCGTCGCGACAACCCAGCCAAGTTGCCCCGGCGACGCCGGGCGATCGTCGTCGCTCAGCAGTTCGATCAGCGTCGTCTCGGAGTGAACGTGGAATTGGCCGCATTGCGGACAGCACGTCGCCATCAGGCCGCATTCGTTGCTCGCGTAGATATTCAGGCTTCGCCAGCCGTATTCGTGAACGATGACGTCCCTCGTCGAGTCCATGAGCCGGTCCGCGCTCGTCATGATGACGATCGGCCCCAAGGATCGCAGGCGACGGTCCTTGTCCCAGCCCGTGAGCAATTCAAGCTCGACAGGATTGATGCTGAGGCAGTTCGGACGGAATTCGATCAGATGCTCCAGAATGGTGGGAAGTCCGAGTGACTCCGGCAGATCGAGGCGCGGGCCGAATATCTCCATCAATTCGAATTGGACCACCCAACCCTTCCGGTGTCTGGGCGTCGAGAGAGGCGGCTTTTCCCGGGGAAAGGTTCCGACCCGGGCAAAGCGCGACGTGGGATCCAGGCCGTACCAGTTGAGCGCGCGCAACATAAGCGCCGGCCATACGAGGTCGCCGGCGAGCTGGCTGTGGGCCACCTGAACCGGCTCGCCGGTCGATCCGGATGTCGAAAGTACCTGTGTTCCGCCGTGATGTGAGGGCAGTTCGGGGGAGCGCAGCGCATTGCCAGCGGCGCGGACCTCGCTTCGCGTCAGCAGCGGAATCCTGGGCCATGCATCCCAGTCGATGCTGCCGTCATTCCGAAACAGCGGCGCGAGCCGCCCGCTGTCGCGATAGAACGGCACATTCGCATGCGCATGCCGGACGAGCGGCTCCAGCAATTCGCGCTGATGCGCTTGCATCGCCGCGGGCGGCATGAACTGGGTTTTGTTCAGGGTCTCCAGAAACGCGAAGACGGTTTCTTTCATGATCTGAACCGGAGCGGCCTGGGACAGGGAAAGCCCTCCATATCAGCGATGATAGGCGAGGCCACAAGCCTTGACCATCGAAGCCCTGACCATCGAAGCCTTGGCTATCGAAAGCCCTGGCCATCGACGGACCGGCCGGTGAAGTGGCCCGGACCGGACGAGGCCCGAAAGCGATCGAATCCTCTCCGATCCGTGACTTGCGCGTGACCGGCCGGAAACGTACTGCTGGAACGAGCCCCATATCCGGAGGGATAAGGCCATGAACATCATCCGACGGCGCGGCTGGGAAATGCCCGAGAGCCTCGCCACTCCAGAGCATCTGTTTTTCAACCGGCGTGCCCTGCTCGGCGCTGCGGCCGGCGCTGCGGCTGCGGGCCTCGTCCCCGGCCATGCGTTCGCGCAGCGCCTCACCGATCAGCCCGATCCGTCGATGGATCTCTATCCCGGCAAGCGCAACGAGAAGTATACGCTCGACCGGCCGGTCACCGACGAGAAGATCAACGGCAACTACAACAACTTCTACGAATTCAATTCGTCGAAGCAGGTGGCCAAGCAGGCGCAGGCGCTGAAGATCAGACCGTGGACGATCAAGATCGACGGCATGGTCGAGAAGCCGTTCGAGATCGGCATCGACGATCTGGTGCGGAAATTTCCAATTGAAGAGCGGCTCTATCGCCACCGCTGCGTCGAGGCCTGGAGCATGGCGGTGCCGTGGTCGGGCTTCCCGATGGCGAAGCTCGTCGAGCTGGCGAAGCCGCTGTCGTCGGCGACTTACGTCAGGATGGAAACCTTCCTCGACAAGTCGATCGCGCCCGGCCAGAAGCAGTCGTGGTTTCCGTGGCCCTACGTCGAAGGGCTCACCGTCAAGGAAGCGACCAACGAGCTCACGTTCCTCGCCACCGGCGCCTATGGCAAGCCGATCGCCAAGCAGCACGGCGCGCCCATTCGCCTGGCGGTGCCGTGGAAGTACGGCTTCAAGCACATCAAGTCGATCGTGCGCGTGTCGTTCACCGACAAACAGCCGCGCAGCTATTGGCAGGACCTGCAGGATTCCGAGTACGGCTTCTGGGCCAACGTCAATCCGGAGGTCCCGCATCCGCGCTGGAGCCAGGCGAACGAGGAGCTGATCGGGCTCGGCGAGCGAAGGCCAACGCTGCTGTTCAACGGCTACGGCGAGTTCGTCGCCGATCTCTACAAGGGAATGGAGAAAGAGCGGCTGTGGGCGTAGCGGTTTCCCGCTCGCGTTTAAGCACACGCTTTCAACACGCGCACTGTCACCCGCGGGCTTGACCCGCGGGTCCATGAAGCGGCGCAGCAAAGAACATTCTTACGACTGTCGTTGTCGCGCGTGCTCATGGATCGCCGGGTCAAGCCCGGCGATGACACCGCCGTTGTTCGGCGGCCGAGGAATTTTTCCAGCGCAAAAAGAGAAGAAGCCGGGCCCTTGCGGACCCGGCTGAGTTTGTCGGCGCGGGATGGCCGACAATCACCTTCCAGAGGGGAACAGCTGCTGTGACAGGGTTGGCTTAATCTGGGGGGATGCGACAACCCCGACGCCAGCAGCGCAAAAACATAATGCGAGTTGTCGCGTGCGCGCACAACGCGGAGCGCCACATGCCAGCCATGCGACCCTCGCAAAAACCGCGAGCAGCATGTCAGCCATGCGATGCAGCCGCGCTGAAATCTCGAATCGACAATCCCGATGAGACGATCGGATGAATTCAGCGTCGCTCGTTTGTGAATATTTTTATCTGTCGGCGAAAGAGCTTAGGGCATGATCCCGAAAAGTGTGAAGCGGCTTTCGGAAAGGATCATGCCCTCACGGCACAAGGAACGACTGATCTGATTCAACGAAAGTTGAATCAGATCCTAGAAGCTCCAGCGCTGCGCGTTGCTGACGAGGAAGTCGCGGAATGCCTGCACGCGCGCGACCGACTTCAGCTCTTCCGGATAGACGAAGAACGCGTCGAGCGCCGGGCTTTCCTCTTCACCGAACAACTGCACCAGGCCGACGTTCTCCTCGATCAGATAATCCGGCAACAGCGCGATGCCGATGCCGCGCTGGCAGGCGCGCAGAAGGCCGAGGATGTTGTTGATCAGAAACGCCGGCTGGCGCGTGCCCTTGCCGTTGCGGCCCACTTCCGTGAGCCAGGTCCGGTTCGCGAGATACGATGGCACGGTCGTGCCGCCGAGCAGGATGATGCGGTGATTGTCGAGCTCTTCCAGCGTGCGCGGCGTGCCGACGCGCTTCAGATAATCGGCTGACGCATAGGCGTGGAAGTGCACCGAGAACAGCTTGCGCTGGATGAGGTCGGGCTGCGTCGGCTGGCGGAGCCGGATCGCCACATCGGCCTCGCGCATCGCGAGATCGAGCTCTTCGTCGGTGGTGATCAACGTGACGCGGATGTCCGGGAACAGGTCCATGAACTCGCCGAGCCGCGGCGTCAGCCAGTGGATGCCGATGCCGGGCGTCGTGGTCACTTTCAGTTCGCCGTGC
The Rhodoplanes sp. Z2-YC6860 genome window above contains:
- a CDS encoding c-type cytochrome translates to MRLLVLGGAILAATVGIAHAQDLAAGEQSFRKCGPCHSVGEDARNKIGPVLNGIDGRKSGTAPDYNYSEANKKAEITWNEQTFKEYIQNPMTRVPGTKMAFAGIKNDAEIANLWAYLKQFKADGSK
- a CDS encoding FAD-linked oxidase C-terminal domain-containing protein; the protein is MSVIMPDLDQAVLARRAEIVEALSAIVPGEGVISAERAMRPFESDGLTAYKQLPMVVVLPETTDQVAKVLRYCHDHGIRVVPRGAGTSLSGGALPLADGVLLGMGKFNRIRELDFSNRVAVVEPGVTNLAISKAVEHEAFYYAPDPSSQIACTIGGNVAENSGGVHCLKYGMTTNNLLGVEMVLMTGEVLRLGGKHLDAGGYDLIGVITGSEGLLGVVTEVTVRILKKPETARAVLVGFPSAEDSGECVSRIIGAGIIPGGMEMMDKPAIHATEEFVHAGYPLDVEALLIVELDGPAAEVDHLIERVETIARGCNAVSCKVSTSEEERLLFWAGRKAAFPAVGRISPDYYCMDGTIPRAKLPLVLRRIRELSEHYGLRVANVFHAGDGNLHPLILYDANKPGELEKTEEFGGEILKLCVEVGGVLTGEHGVGVEKRDLMPAMFSEEDLNQQQRLKCAFDARGLLNPGKVFPKLHRCAELGHLHIHAGKLPFPDIPRF
- a CDS encoding LLM class flavin-dependent oxidoreductase encodes the protein MQFGIFGSAQASTADLGPDTGQGFRDYLDMAVEAERLGYRSSFLVEHHFTGWNQVSATLMLQTALAMRTPKLRLGTAVIVLPWHNPVLLAEQAATLDLISNGRFDFGIGKGYRHNEFAGFHIPIDEAEVRFEECVEVMTKAFVSRERFSHRGRFWQFDDIVVEPPPSQKPHPPFWVAAASEASIKRAARRGFNLILDQYASPEQLGQRIALYRAERQAAGLPYEPMQVAVARQMHVADSKADAANALKRAAGHTQRTVDVSRLPGGKTGSHVLSYADTPGATEAHALYDTPEGICEKLEALQKAGVAYVLLTTLGGPQQLRRFAREIMPGFLSEHSETSGVPSFV
- a CDS encoding elongation factor G, translated to MAAANGNGGTRAQGPRCIALVGPFQAGKTTLLEAILTRTDAIQRQGTIEAGTTVGDSSHEARHHKMSVELTVATTSFMGDSYTFIDCPGSIEFVHDMRAALPAVDAAVVVCEADEKKIPQLQLILRELEEQNIPRFLFLNKIDKAEANLMEALQLLQPASRKPLVLRQIPIWNGDIISGFVDLALERAHVYKEHTASEVVPLEGDSLERGKTARFSMLEKLADHDDELMEQLLEDIPPPRDKVFDDLAKELRDGLVVPVLMGAATRTNGVLRLLKALRHEAPNVETTAKRLGIGGNDPVAYVLKTFNSSHVGKMSVARVLCGQIGDGTTLLSPEREAGRVSGTFKLLGASSEKRGQAQAGETVAFGKLDQAKTGDTLSAGKQAHAAVAEVQPYAPVLAISVSAKERKDDVKLGQALHKLVEEDPSICVVHNADTHEVVLWGQGEMHLRVASERLADRFGVGIITGRPSVGYNETIRKSIVQRGRHKKQSGGHGQFGDVVLDIKPLPRGTGFKFEDKITGGVVPRNYIPSVEEGAINALKHGPLGFPVVDVQVALVDGSYHTVDSSDMAFQTAARIGINEGLPQCQPVLLEPIYLVEIVCPTDASARMNAILAGRRGQILGFDTRDGWDGWDVVRAKMPESEITDLIIEVRSATAGAGSFTFKFDHMAELTGKTADQIVAARRAAE
- the msrP gene encoding protein-methionine-sulfoxide reductase catalytic subunit MsrP, yielding MNIIRRRGWEMPESLATPEHLFFNRRALLGAAAGAAAAGLVPGHAFAQRLTDQPDPSMDLYPGKRNEKYTLDRPVTDEKINGNYNNFYEFNSSKQVAKQAQALKIRPWTIKIDGMVEKPFEIGIDDLVRKFPIEERLYRHRCVEAWSMAVPWSGFPMAKLVELAKPLSSATYVRMETFLDKSIAPGQKQSWFPWPYVEGLTVKEATNELTFLATGAYGKPIAKQHGAPIRLAVPWKYGFKHIKSIVRVSFTDKQPRSYWQDLQDSEYGFWANVNPEVPHPRWSQANEELIGLGERRPTLLFNGYGEFVADLYKGMEKERLWA
- a CDS encoding LysR family transcriptional regulator; amino-acid sequence: MDWDKLKVFHAAAEAGSFTHAGEQLGLSQSAVSRQVSALEQELAVSLFHRHARGLILTEQGELLYRTAHEVFMKLEAARAKLTDSREKPHGELKVTTTPGIGIHWLTPRLGEFMDLFPDIRVTLITTDEELDLAMREADVAIRLRQPTQPDLIQRKLFSVHFHAYASADYLKRVGTPRTLEELDNHRIILLGGTTVPSYLANRTWLTEVGRNGKGTRQPAFLINNILGLLRACQRGIGIALLPDYLIEENVGLVQLFGEEESPALDAFFVYPEELKSVARVQAFRDFLVSNAQRWSF